One Candidatus Babeliales bacterium DNA window includes the following coding sequences:
- a CDS encoding dicarboxylate/amino acid:cation symporter, which produces MALRISLPMRLLLVIVGVLLLGNLVPVAATQFFFTISLVFKELLGFLLPFVIFSFVLSGILSLKSRAPLILGILIASVFLSNFVVALATYGAVIFLAPSLIGSMATDVVGQCAVVKPLFAFNLPTLIRSEHALLLALGLGILGSFKRWPQGERMVMGLKSFIEKFLLNYFIPLLPLYVVGFLLKMNYEGVFVSLIQQYSGAFILIVAIQLSFLAVYYFLAAHCSWDKALHAIKNALPSYLTAFGTMSSTATVPVSVECAVKNTHNRPLAQVGMPIMANVHLLGDSISTPILAIISMHLFLGYVPNFTQYFVFVLYFGISMFAVSGIPGGGIIVMIPILKSVLGFTPSMISLITALYLLLDSFGTAANVMGDGALIMVINRILKKFGISSE; this is translated from the coding sequence ATGGCTCTGCGCATTTCTTTGCCCATGCGGTTATTGTTGGTAATTGTTGGTGTTCTTCTTTTGGGCAATTTAGTGCCAGTTGCGGCTACGCAGTTCTTTTTTACTATCAGTTTGGTGTTTAAAGAACTTCTTGGCTTTTTGTTACCATTCGTTATTTTTTCATTTGTTCTTTCCGGTATTCTTTCGCTTAAAAGCAGAGCGCCGTTAATTTTGGGCATTTTGATTGCCAGTGTTTTTCTTTCCAACTTTGTTGTTGCACTAGCAACGTATGGGGCGGTGATTTTTTTGGCGCCAAGTTTAATTGGTTCAATGGCTACCGATGTTGTTGGCCAGTGTGCCGTAGTAAAGCCGCTTTTTGCTTTCAACTTGCCAACACTCATTCGTTCAGAGCATGCGCTTTTGTTGGCGCTGGGGCTTGGCATACTTGGTTCATTTAAGCGTTGGCCGCAGGGTGAGCGCATGGTTATGGGCCTGAAAAGTTTTATTGAAAAGTTTTTGCTTAACTATTTTATACCACTGTTGCCGCTTTACGTTGTGGGCTTTTTGCTCAAAATGAATTATGAAGGTGTTTTTGTATCGCTCATTCAGCAGTACAGCGGTGCTTTCATTTTGATTGTTGCTATTCAATTAAGCTTCTTGGCGGTCTATTATTTCTTGGCTGCTCACTGCTCGTGGGACAAGGCGCTGCACGCAATTAAAAACGCATTACCAAGTTATTTGACTGCTTTTGGTACCATGTCGAGCACGGCTACGGTTCCAGTTTCGGTTGAGTGTGCGGTAAAAAACACGCACAACCGCCCGTTGGCGCAAGTTGGTATGCCCATCATGGCCAACGTTCATTTGTTGGGCGACAGCATTAGTACGCCAATTTTGGCAATTATTTCTATGCATCTTTTTTTGGGATACGTGCCAAACTTTACCCAATATTTTGTTTTTGTTCTTTATTTTGGGATTAGCATGTTTGCCGTTTCAGGAATTCCTGGTGGCGGTATTATTGTCATGATTCCTATCTTAAAATCGGTACTGGGCTTTACGCCCTCAATGATCAGTTTAATTACGGCTCTGTATTTGTTGCTCGACTCATTTGGTACTGCTGCCAATGTGATGGGCGATGGGGCATTGATTATGGTCATTAATCGTATTTTGAAAAAATTTGGGATCTCGTCGGAATAA
- a CDS encoding ribonucleoside-diphosphate reductase subunit alpha, producing the protein MSSTNGVFSDSVKRQGDLLLDAFNFRVGKRKGEDVAFDRLKIEQAIRRCCAECLQDVSVDLIVEELMRNIYDGIPTKDLERALILAAVALMERDPAYDVLAARLFLQRIYKEIIGISVTEHTIAQLYQDQFIIGIKKGIEAGRLNPRLADFPLEELAKKMVIERDNLFRYMGIATLYERYFLKAEKTVLELPQAFWMRVAMGLALNEKDQLNKTVEFYNVLSTLRYVSSTPTLFHAAMVHAQLSSCYLTYVDDDLNHIFKCLRDNANLSKFSGGIGNDWTQLRAAGTPIKSINADSQGLIPFLRIANDVVSAINRSGNRRGATCAYLEVWHLDYEDFLDLRRNTGDERRRTHDMNTASWIPDLFMKRVLSDGDWTFFSPHETPDLHGLYGKKFEERYAHYELMALQGKIEFFKVVKAQQLWRKMLTRLFETGHPWVTFKDACNVRSPQDHAGVVHSSNLCTEITLNTSREETAVCNIGSVNLGRHVFDGKIDDELLAQTIETSIRMLDNVIDINFYPTSEAKASNMRHRPIGIGVMGFQDALFKMDLSFEDERTLQLADELQEKVSYHSIKTSALLAQERGAYESFKGSKWDRNIFPVDTLDLLEQERGMPIDTPRTCSMDWAPVRALVQEHGMRNSNLMAIAPTATISNIVGCFPSIEPIYKNMYVKANLNGEFTVINHYLVHDLKKAGLWSKEMADKIKYFDGSVQMIEEIPTALKNKYKEAFEINQEWLVKLAARRAKWIDQSQSLNIFVVGASGKKLNDLYFAGWQTGVKTFYYLRTMAASQIEKSTLDAKTFGFTQKRQYDSNAGQSGAAHVNVPATDAAACNIDDLSCESCQ; encoded by the coding sequence ATGAGCAGTACCAATGGAGTTTTTTCTGATTCGGTAAAAAGACAAGGAGACCTCCTTTTAGATGCATTCAACTTTCGTGTGGGCAAACGCAAGGGCGAAGATGTTGCTTTTGATCGTCTTAAAATTGAACAGGCAATTCGACGTTGCTGTGCCGAGTGCTTGCAAGATGTTTCAGTTGATTTGATTGTTGAAGAGTTGATGCGCAATATTTACGATGGCATTCCAACAAAAGATTTGGAACGAGCGTTAATTTTGGCGGCAGTAGCACTCATGGAGCGTGATCCTGCGTACGATGTTTTGGCAGCACGTCTTTTTTTACAACGGATTTATAAAGAAATTATTGGTATTTCGGTTACCGAGCATACCATTGCGCAGCTCTATCAAGACCAGTTTATTATTGGCATTAAAAAAGGAATTGAAGCGGGTCGCTTAAACCCAAGATTGGCCGACTTTCCGCTTGAAGAGTTGGCAAAAAAAATGGTTATTGAGCGCGACAATTTGTTTCGCTACATGGGTATTGCAACGCTTTACGAACGCTATTTTTTGAAAGCAGAAAAGACCGTTTTAGAATTGCCGCAAGCATTTTGGATGCGTGTAGCTATGGGCTTGGCGCTTAACGAAAAAGATCAGTTAAATAAAACGGTAGAGTTTTATAACGTTCTTTCAACGTTGCGTTATGTTTCTAGTACGCCCACCCTTTTTCATGCTGCCATGGTGCATGCGCAGCTCAGCTCATGCTATCTTACGTACGTTGACGATGACTTGAATCACATTTTTAAATGCCTGCGCGACAATGCCAACCTTTCAAAATTTTCTGGTGGCATTGGCAACGACTGGACACAGTTGCGTGCAGCAGGTACGCCAATTAAAAGTATTAACGCAGACAGCCAGGGGCTTATACCGTTTTTGCGCATTGCCAACGACGTGGTTTCGGCAATTAACCGCAGTGGTAACCGCCGTGGTGCAACGTGTGCGTATCTTGAAGTGTGGCATTTGGACTATGAAGATTTCTTAGATTTGCGCCGCAACACGGGCGATGAACGCCGTCGCACGCACGACATGAATACTGCAAGTTGGATTCCAGATTTGTTTATGAAGCGTGTGCTGAGTGATGGCGATTGGACTTTTTTCTCTCCTCACGAAACGCCAGATTTGCATGGATTGTACGGTAAGAAATTTGAAGAGCGTTATGCACACTACGAATTGATGGCACTTCAAGGTAAAATTGAATTTTTTAAAGTAGTCAAAGCGCAACAATTGTGGCGCAAGATGCTCACGCGATTGTTTGAAACAGGACATCCGTGGGTAACGTTTAAAGATGCGTGCAACGTTCGTTCGCCGCAAGATCATGCCGGTGTGGTGCATTCATCAAATTTGTGTACTGAAATTACGCTCAATACCTCGCGTGAAGAAACAGCCGTGTGTAACATTGGCTCAGTAAATCTTGGCCGCCACGTTTTTGATGGTAAAATTGACGATGAGTTGTTGGCTCAAACTATTGAAACGTCAATTCGTATGTTGGACAATGTGATTGATATTAACTTTTATCCAACATCTGAAGCAAAAGCGAGTAACATGCGCCACCGACCAATTGGCATTGGCGTGATGGGTTTTCAAGATGCGCTCTTTAAAATGGATCTTTCTTTTGAAGATGAGCGTACGTTGCAGCTGGCAGACGAGTTGCAAGAAAAGGTCTCATACCACTCAATTAAAACGTCGGCATTGTTGGCACAAGAGCGCGGTGCGTATGAATCATTTAAAGGTTCAAAGTGGGACCGCAATATTTTCCCTGTTGATACATTAGATTTGCTTGAGCAAGAGCGTGGTATGCCTATTGATACACCACGCACGTGCAGTATGGATTGGGCACCAGTGCGTGCATTGGTACAAGAGCATGGTATGCGCAACTCTAATTTAATGGCTATTGCACCAACAGCTACCATTTCCAATATTGTTGGCTGTTTCCCGTCAATTGAACCGATTTACAAAAATATGTACGTTAAGGCAAACTTGAACGGTGAGTTTACCGTGATCAACCATTATTTGGTGCATGACCTGAAAAAAGCTGGCTTGTGGAGCAAAGAAATGGCCGACAAGATCAAATACTTTGATGGCAGCGTGCAAATGATTGAAGAGATTCCAACTGCGCTAAAAAATAAATATAAAGAAGCATTTGAAATTAACCAAGAATGGTTGGTCAAATTGGCAGCTCGACGTGCAAAATGGATAGATCAAAGTCAGTCACTCAACATTTTTGTGGTTGGCGCTTCGGGCAAAAAGCTTAATGATTTGTATTTTGCTGGTTGGCAAACGGGTGTTAAAACGTTTTATTACTTGCGTACCATGGCGGCTAGTCAAATTGAAAAATCTACGCTTGATGCAAAAACATTTGGCTTTACGCAAAAGCGTCAGTACGATAGCAATGCTGGTCAAAGTGGAGCTGCTCACGTGAACGTGCCAGCAACCGACGCAGCTGCGTGCAACATTGACGATCTTTCATGTGAGTCGTGCCAGTAG
- a CDS encoding ribonucleotide-diphosphate reductase subunit beta produces MAKRNTILSNSESTDPNKILPMRYMWARQHYKDGIANTWTPEEVSMQKDIEQWKSSSVLNDDERRLILWNLGFFATAESLTANNIVLAVYRHVANPECRQYLLRQAFEEAVHTDTFIYCCDSLGLDPDYIYNMYNTIPSIKQKDEFVVNMTTTILDPGFKIDGPESIQRFLLDLVGFYVIMEGIFFYAGFAMMLALRRQQKMTGVGEQFEYIMRDESLHLAFGCDLINTIKVEHPEAWDKAFQDKVVSLIEQAVELEKNYAYDACPRGLLGINAQQFCNYVEHMADRRLERLGLPKVYNQDNPFPWMGQATDLSKEKNFFETRVTEYQSAGSLSWD; encoded by the coding sequence ATGGCAAAAAGAAACACTATTTTATCAAACAGTGAGTCAACTGATCCAAATAAAATATTGCCGATGAGATACATGTGGGCGCGTCAACATTATAAAGATGGCATTGCCAATACTTGGACACCTGAAGAAGTGTCTATGCAAAAGGATATTGAGCAATGGAAATCCTCGTCAGTTTTAAATGACGACGAACGCCGCTTGATTTTGTGGAACCTTGGATTTTTTGCAACTGCAGAATCATTAACCGCAAACAACATTGTTTTGGCCGTGTATCGTCATGTGGCAAATCCAGAATGCCGACAATATTTGTTGCGCCAAGCGTTTGAAGAAGCGGTGCATACGGATACCTTTATTTATTGTTGCGATTCGCTTGGTCTTGATCCTGACTACATTTATAATATGTACAACACTATTCCATCGATTAAGCAAAAGGATGAATTTGTGGTCAACATGACCACCACTATTTTGGACCCAGGCTTTAAAATTGATGGTCCAGAAAGTATTCAACGTTTCTTGTTGGATTTAGTTGGTTTTTATGTGATTATGGAAGGCATATTTTTTTATGCTGGTTTTGCTATGATGCTTGCACTTAGACGCCAACAAAAAATGACTGGCGTTGGTGAGCAATTTGAATACATTATGCGCGACGAAAGTTTGCATTTAGCTTTTGGGTGCGATTTAATTAATACCATTAAAGTTGAGCATCCTGAAGCGTGGGACAAAGCATTTCAAGACAAAGTGGTAAGTTTAATTGAACAAGCAGTTGAGCTTGAAAAGAATTATGCTTACGATGCTTGTCCGCGTGGCTTGTTGGGCATTAACGCACAACAATTTTGCAATTATGTTGAACACATGGCAGACCGTCGCTTAGAGCGTCTTGGCTTGCCAAAAGTATACAATCAAGACAATCCATTTCCATGGATGGGTCAGGCAACCGACCTTTCCAAGGAAAAGAATTTTTTTGAAACACGCGTTACGGAATACCAATCCGCCGGCTCTCTAAGCTGGGATTAA
- the ligD gene encoding non-homologous end-joining DNA ligase, with the protein MKIGRYLVNVPNPEKIWFPQSKITKGDIVAYYPDIAPYMLPFIKDRALTMHRFPNGIDHEGFYQKNIGEHFPSWVASKKIKNREAGYTTYVVCNNAASLAYLATQASITPHLWLSKVDKLNYPDRMIFDLDPFDDDFATVRWTALELKKLLQEIGMPTFVMTTGSRGLHVVVPLKRVATFDVVREYARSIATLLVDRYPKKLTINARKESRGRRLLIDCMRNSYGATAVAPYAVRAIEKAPVATPIFWEELARITPQRFTIKTIFKRLLQKEDPWQTLNNVASVLKPLS; encoded by the coding sequence ATGAAGATTGGTCGTTATCTGGTGAATGTTCCTAATCCCGAAAAAATATGGTTTCCACAAAGCAAGATAACAAAAGGCGATATCGTTGCGTACTATCCTGATATAGCGCCGTACATGTTGCCATTTATCAAAGACCGTGCACTAACGATGCATCGCTTCCCCAATGGTATTGATCATGAAGGTTTTTATCAAAAAAATATCGGCGAGCATTTTCCTAGTTGGGTTGCTTCAAAAAAAATAAAAAACAGAGAAGCTGGTTACACAACGTACGTTGTGTGTAACAATGCTGCCTCACTTGCGTATCTTGCAACACAAGCAAGCATTACGCCGCATTTGTGGCTGAGTAAAGTTGATAAACTTAATTATCCTGATCGTATGATTTTTGATTTAGATCCGTTTGATGATGATTTTGCAACCGTGCGCTGGACAGCTCTGGAACTCAAAAAGCTATTGCAAGAGATTGGTATGCCCACATTTGTTATGACAACTGGCTCGCGGGGTCTGCATGTGGTAGTGCCGCTCAAGCGCGTTGCAACATTTGATGTGGTGCGCGAATACGCGCGTTCTATTGCCACGCTTTTGGTTGACCGTTATCCAAAAAAATTAACGATTAATGCACGTAAAGAATCTCGTGGGCGCAGATTACTGATCGACTGCATGCGCAATTCGTATGGTGCTACCGCTGTCGCACCTTATGCCGTGCGCGCCATTGAAAAAGCTCCCGTGGCAACACCCATTTTTTGGGAAGAGCTGGCACGTATAACGCCGCAGCGTTTTACCATTAAAACTATTTTTAAACGATTGTTGCAAAAAGAAGATCCTTGGCAAACACTCAATAACGTTGCGTCGGTATTAAAACCGTTGTCATAA